The Paenibacillus polymyxa M1 DNA segment ATGAGAAGGTAGGAAGCCTCCTAAAGCACGGTACACTTTCGATTGGTTTTATCGGGCTGGCTGAGTGCATGAAAGCATTATATGGAAAACACCACGGGGAAGATGATGCTGTATACCGTGAAGCACAGCGAATCATCACTTCCATGCGCATGTATTGTGATCGAATGAGTGAGCACTACAATCTAAATATTACACTGTTCGCAACGCCTGCCGAAGGTCTGTCAGGCAAGTTTACATTGCTGGATCAACGTGACTTCGGAATTATCCCTGAGGTCAATGACCGGGAATATTACACGAATTCCTTTCATATTCCGGTGTATTACAAGCTTCCCGCTGCACGTAAAATCAGCTTGGAGGCTCCGTTCCATAATCTATGTAATGCGGGTGCAATTTCATACATTGAGCTGGACGGTAATGCACGGAATAACCCGGATGCATTTCTTAAAATTGTTCAGTACGCACTTCAACAGAACATCGGCTACTTTTCCATCAACCATCCGGTAGATCGTTGTACGGAATGCGGCTATGAAGGAATTATCGGGACAAGCTGTCCTCAATGCGGCACAGATGAGGAGCACACGCACTTTCAGCGTTTACGTCGGGTAACCGGATATCTGACAGGAGATTATACCGTTCGTTTTAATGCTGCCAAGCAAGCCGAAGTTCGCGACCGGGTGAAGCATAAGTGAATTTGTGCGGCTATATTCCGGAATCTCTGAATGAAGGATACGGCCTGCGCACCGTCGTATTCATTAGCGGTTGCCGCCATGCCTGTCCCGGCTGTTTTAATCCAGCTTCGTGGAACTTCCGCGCAGGGGAGCCATTCGCGCCTGAGCGTCAACAGGAGGTTATCCGTGATATCATGGATAACCCGCTGTTGGACGGACTGACTCTCTGCGGGGGAGACCCTTTTTTCTCAGCAGCAGAATGCTCGCAATTTGTACGTGACTTCCGCGCGGCTTGTCCCGACCGAACCGTATGGGCCTATACAGGCTTTGTTTACGAGGATCTGGTCATGGATCCGGAACGACAGGAGCTAGCGTTTTTGTGTGACGTGATTGTAGATGGCCGTTTTGTTGAACAGCAAAAGGATCTGACCCTCCCCTTTCGAGGCAGTCGTAATCAACGTCTGGTAGATGTGAGAGCCAGTATTCAGGCAGGTTACACCGTTTCATTGGCTTAAAGGCGATGTTCTACTTAGCAAGATACTATATCAAAGACAAGTCCCCACGATGGGGTGGGCTTGTCTTTTTTGCATATAACTAACAGATTCCACTCCAGTTTCTATTACTGTTTCTATTGCACATCCTGTGAGTTTCACTTATGATGGTGAACAAGTATACGAGTGCATAATTATTCGTCATACCTTAATCGCATAGCCTGGAAATAGGTGTCTGTTCTATTCAGATCAGACTTAAAAGGGAAGCCGGTGCAAATCCGGGACGGTCCCGCCACTGTAAACGGGGAATGTTCAGCTACTCATACACCCACTGGTCCACAGACCGGGAAGGGATGCTGAACGTCATGATCCGTAAGTCAGGAGACCTGCCTATTTTAACAACATCGCAGTACCTACGGAAGATAGGGAGGTGTTAAGAGCAGTCGCCGTATTTTTGAATTTTAATCGCGGAGGCATTCTTTCCCCTACTCATTTTTAGCCTTGGGGACAGAATGCCTTTTTTGGTACGTAAAAATAAACTGGCTACCAGTTAGGAGGAAACCTACATGTCCATTAACGAACGATCTGCATTGTCGGGTTTGATTAGCAGTAATCTGGGTTATCCACGTATCGGTGGGAACCGGGAATGGAAGAAAGCACTGGAGCGCTTCTGGCAGGGTAGTATTGACGAAAGCGAACTGCATAGTGAGATGAAAAGATTGCGTCTGGAGCATCTGAGCAAGCAACGTGACAAAGGGATTGATCGCATTCCTGTCGGAGACTTCTCCTATTACGATCATGTGCTGGACACATCCGTGATGTTCGGTCTCGTCCCCGAACGCTTCAACTATCGTCCTACAGGTCCAATTCCTCTATCTGTGTATTTCGGGATCGCACGTGGGCAGAAGGGAGCTACTGCCAGTGAAATGACCAAATGGATGAATACCAATTACCACTACATCGTTCCCGAATTGGCAAATGCGGCTCCGGTGCTCACTGAAAACAAACCATTACTAGCTTATCGTGAAGCAAAGCAGGAGCTAGGCATTGAAGGTAAACCGGTTCTCATCGGTCCCTATTCATTTGTTGTTTTATCCAAAGGCTATGATCGTAAGGATCTCGCTTCTATTATACGAACCTTCCAGCCTTTATACGCCCGAGTCTTGTCAGAGCTAGCAGCAGAAGGCGTTCAATGGGTCCAAATCGATGAACCTGTCCTGACCACCTCATTCCCGGCAGAGGATCTGGAGATTATTCAGGAGGTCTATGAAGCTTTGACCCAAGCTGCACCCTCGTTGAACATCATGCTGCAAACCTACTTTGGCAGCCTGGACCATTATGAGCGTCTGACTGAACTTCCGGTACAGGGACTGGGTCTTGATTTTGTATACGATGATGGCGAAAATCTTCAGCATATATGCCAGCATGGCTTCCCTAAAGGGAAAACGCTGGGTGCTGGTGTCATTGACGGACGCAATATCTGGCGCAGCGACCTGAATGCCGTGGCTGCACTGTTGGACCAGTTAGCAGAACAGACCACTGCCGCACAGCTTATCGTACAGCCATCGTGCAGTCTGCTGCATGTGCCGGTCAGTCTGGACGCAGAGCATAAGCTGGACCGAGAACTGGTGCATGCACTAGCCTTTGCCGATGAAAAGCTGGATGAAATCGCAGTCTTGACGGCTGCACTTGGTAAGCACGATCCATCTGCAATTGCCAAGCTTGAGCAAAGTTCGGATGCGGTAGCCCGCTTCAACCGCTCCGCGGCAAGGGTACAGACAGCTGCCGATTTGGCCGACCTGCTGGCAAAAGAGCCACTGTCACGCAGCGTTCCTTTCGCCGAGCGCCGGGTGATTCAGCAAAATAGGCTGAAGTTGCCCCCACTGCCTACGACGACCATCGGCAGTTTCCCGCAAACTGCTGAGGTCCGCAAGGCCCGTCTGCACTATCGCAAAGGAGAATGGTCTGCCGAGCAATATCGGACATTTATCCAACAGCAGATCAAGGAATGGATTGATATCCAAGAGGACATTGGCATAGATGTGCTTGTACATGGGGAATTTGAACGGACCGACATGGTTGAATTTTTTGGCGAAAAGCTGAAAGGCTTTGCTTTTACACAAAACGGGTGGGTGCAGTCCTACGGCTCCCGCTGTGTTAAACCGCCGATCATTTACGGAGATGTGTCGTTCGATCAACCTATGACCGTGGAAGAGACGGCATTTGCTCAGTCGTTAACCTCCAAGCCAGTTAAAGGGATGCTTACAGGCCCTGTGACCATTTTGAACTGGTCCTTTGAACGTAATGATATTCCACGCAGGCAAGTAGCTTTGCAGTTAGCTCTGGCATTACGGGCAGAGGTAGAGGCACTCGAACAAGCGGGTATTAGCATGATTCAGGTGGATGAACCCGCAATTCGTGAAGGGCTTCCGTTGAAAAAAGAACAACAGCAGGCCTATTTGGATTGGGCTGTTCAAGCCTTCCTTGTGACCACGGCCACCGCTCAGCCTGCGACCCAAATCCATACACACATGTGCTATTCCGAATTCCAGGATATGATCCAGTCCATTTCAGACATGGATGCCGACGTGATTTCTATTGAAACCTCTCGTAGCCACGGAGAACTGATTGTTAGCTTTGAGGATCAGGTTTACGACAAAGGCATCGGTCTGGGTGTATACGATATCCACAGTCCGCGCATTCCTGATGTATCAGAAATGCTAAGCATGATTCAGCGTGCCTTGCGCGTACTGCCATCAGATTTGTTCTGGGTTAATCCAGACTGTGGGCTGAAAACCCGTACCAAGGAGGAATCTGTTGCCGCATTGCGGCAAATGGTACAGGCGGCTCAAGCAGCCCGTGCCGTGCTGTCTGTATCCAACTAATATATTTATCATATCCAATCGCGTCATCATGTCCACCATATCCTATTCCCTTTCGGTCTTTCTATTAGAGACCGGAAGGGGGGTTTTATTTATTCCAAGTCATATAATGTATATGCACCTTGAATATGCTCGATTTTCATCTGCTTCAGATGTACACCTAAGCCATGTTCTCGATCCCAGGAACAACTAAAATTCAAATATAGTTCATCCTTTTCCGATGAGTCGGAAATCAGTATAGATATAAGCTGCATTCGATCCAGCAATTGCTCTGGTCGCTCCACATAAGGCGCATATTCATTAGGGTCCTCTCCCCATGAGCTGTATGCCTTCCGATACTTTTCCACTATGTCTACATAATAATGGTGTATGGACTCCAATACTTGAGGATGGATCTCTGACGAACATGCCATATACGTCTCCCATGTCTTTTTTTGCAGCTCTGTAGGTTCTTCTATAGTCTGTGCCTGTTCTTCAGAGTCGGCTCCCACGATAAATTCAGCTTCTATCTCCGATGGCTGCCCGCAAAAATCAAGATGTACCACACCACGTAGTACAACCTCCTCCGACACATCCCAAGTCTCATCATCCTGTTCCAATTCCCTATACCAGTGTTTCCAGTCCATCCTTTATCCACCTCTTCATCATAGGTAATCTTTAACTCTATCGAACACTTTACAATCTATCATTTTAATGAATCAAATTAAAGTAACATCCTATGGGGCCACCCAGCCAGAAATCGAGAATTTTCCAAATGAAACTACTTTATTCTACAAGATTCGCTATTCATGTAAGCCTTAAAGAAAGAAAACCAGCCCATTTTGACCCGAAGATTTTATTATTAAAAATTTAGTACCTTGCATTAATCAGTACATGATGTTAAATTATACCTGACTACTGATTTATAATCAGTACCCGTGACAAATTATGCACAAACACACGTTTCTTCCCCTTATTCCGAACGACACCTATGAATTATGATTACATCAGGAAGGGAGCATCGCTCGTGAATGTGAACATCCAATTCAAAAAAGGGGTACTGGAACTATGCGTTCTAGTTCTAATTGGACGTAGAGACCGCTATGGCTACGAATTGGCTCAAGCCGTCTCCCGTCATATCGAAGTAGCAGAGGGAGCCCTATATCCACTGCTTCGCCGTCTGGTATCAGAGGGATACTGCACGACGTATTTACAGGAATCGACCGAGGGTCCGCCCCGTAAATATTATCGGCTAACCGATACCGGTAGCCATTATACAAGACTACTTACACGGGAATGGAATGATTTTGTCCATCATGTCGCAAGCCTACTGGAGGAAGGAAATTCCGATGAATAGAAAACAGTTTCTTACAGAGGTGGAACAGCGTCTTTCTCCTCTCCCTGCAGAGGTACGCCATGAGCTGCTTAGTGATTTGAGCCAGCATTTTGACTACGGGTTGGTTAATGGCAAAAGCGAAAGTGAGATTGCCCATGAACTGGGTAACCCAGAAGATATTGCTCGAGAAGCGTTGGATGTTCCCAATGCAGCCTGGAACGCTTCTCCTCCGCTTCGCCAGGGCAGCTTTGCTCGCAATATTTTTACTTTCCTAGGGCTGTTGTTTCTCAATTTGCTAATCTCCATCCCGATTATGGCTACCCTATGGGCAGTATGGGCTTCATTGGCTGTGGTATCGATCAGCTTCATTGTAGCCCCCCTTCTCGCTGTTACTGATTATGCGCTAAACAGCACCTTTTACCCGGCCAAATTCTTTTTCTCTATCACGTTGACGGGTATAGGTCTATTGCTGCTGCCTGGAGTACGTTATCTCTTACTCCTTATGGTCAAGAGCACAGTACGATACTGGAAATGGAATCAGACTACCCTGAGGGGAGCTTACTAAAAACATGAATAAAAAGTGGTTTATTGCAGCAGGTCTGTGCATTGTCATCGGTGCAGCCGGAATGGTGGCCTACGGTGCTCCATGGAATCAACAAGTAATGAAAGAAACAACAGCTATAAATAAAAAGTGGACATTCACACGTGGTCAGCTACAAAACCTGAAAGTGGACAGTTCTGATAATGTTTCTATTTTGTTCACTCCTGGCTCTGGTGACCAAGGTACGATACGCATCAGCGGAGAAGTTCAGACAAAAGTCGCCGACCAAATTCATAATGCCCAAATTGAGAACGGTAAGCTTACCATTCAATCGGAGCCGGCCCCTTCCTTGTCATTCTTTTCGATCACTCCTGATTTGGATCAAACGATTACCGTAGAGATGCCCTCTGGCGAAACACTAACTGACCTACAGGTAGATGCACACTCAGGGAATGTAAAGCTTCAAGATGCCTCTGTGAAAAACACTTCTATCACCGCTACTTCAGGCACTGCCGAGATTACAAACCTCCAAAGTACCCACCTGATCGCAAATTTAACATCCGGCAATTTTACAGCCAGTCAGCTTGCAGCAGATATGGAGTTAAAGCTTACTTCAGGTGATGTTACCATTCGCGATTATAGCGGTAATGGTCTTCTCTCCCTAACCTCAGGGGAGACAAATATTACACAACGGGCCGTAGCCAACTTGGAAGTGAATGCTGATTCTGGTGACGTGAAGATTAAGCAAGCTCCCGATTTTAAAGGTGTTTATAATGTCCGCTCTGACTCTGGGAGTGTCAATACTCCCGAATCTGTTCCCGGTAGTGTGAACGTGATTAAGGTCGAAACCACTTCAGGAGATATTGATATTTCCAAATAGAGACCTCTAAATGAATGCCTCATTAGAGGCGAAGTTTGGTTCAAGGGGTTCAACCTAGTATAATGAAACCATGTGCTCAGATGCACAACCACGTTATATAGTGATAAGGAGGAGACTGGATGGAACTTAAGAACAAAACAGCCATTATTACAGGAGCCAGCAAAGGAATCGGTAAGGCAATTGCCGAAACTTTGGCCAAGGAAGGCGTTAATCTGGGGTTAATCTCACGCACATTGACCGACCTACAAAAGCTGCAGGATTCACTGGGGAGTACATACGGTGTGAAAGTGGTGAGTGCTGTTGCGGATATATCCGATCGCACACAGGCCGCTGCCGCTGTAGCTTCACTGGAGCATGAACTGGGTGCCGTCGATATTTTGATCAACAATGCAGGCATCGCCACCTTCGGCACAGTCGCAGATATGGACCCCGAAGAGTGGGAACGTATTATTCGCGTAAACCTGATGGGAACCTATTATGTGACACACGCCGCTCTTCCAAGCATGCTGGCGCAACAGAGCGGAAATATTATTAACATTTCCTCCACAGCAGGAGAACGAGGTTTTGCAACAGGCTCTGCATATTGCGCATCCAAATTTGCTTTGATGGGATTCACGGAAGCACTGATGCAGGAAGTTCGCAAATCCAACATTCGGGTTACCGCGCTGACACCAAGCACGGTCAATACAGAATTGGCTGTAAATGCGGGATTGCCTATTGGTGACGAGGACCGCATGCTTCAGCCGCAGGATTTGGCCGATCTGACGTTAGCTGCATTGAAGCTGCCGCCACGGGTTCAATTAAAAGTAGCCGGCATTTGGACAACCAACCCACAGTAATTCGACATGACATCTTAGATTCATTGGCTGCACCAAGCTCCGGCAGACGTAATTGTTCGTCATGCCGGAGCTTTTTTTAGGATAGCTATACCAAAACAAACTTTAATATAAGCGCTTTGTACTTCCAGCATACATAACATACAATTCCTGCAACCATAAGCGCATTCCAAGAAAGGGGAAAAATGATGAAGAACACAGGAATGACACGACCACTAGACCATTTGGGACGCATTGTGCTACCCAAAGAACTACGCACTTCTATGAATATTAATATTGGAGATGCCCTCGATTTTTTTATTACACCAGAGGGACTGATGATTCGCAAATATACGGGGGTTTCTTGTTATTTTTGTGGCGCCGTTGATCATTTAAGCTATTTCAGAGATCATCTGATCTGCAAGAGTTGTATTGAAAACCTGAAGAGCGATAATCCCTCCAGTCATTTGAGTGAAGCACGTCCTGTCCAGCCGAAGAAAAGAAGAAGCTACAGGAATCAGAATGAGCTCCTGAATAAACTAAAGCAGCTCATGGAGGAATACCCTAATGTCTCTCAAAAAGAATTAGCCGAAATGCTGGAATTGTCTCAAGGTCGTGTGTCACAGCTTAAAAAGCTGCTCCTTTGAATCTGTCTGTCCACCTCGTTTGTTAAAAACAAATAAAAAAAGAGCCTAACGGCTCTTGGATCATTCATCATTACGCAATGTCAGACTGCTCCATAATCGGGACTCGATAGGCAAGCAGGGACTCGTCTATTACGGCAGAAATAAACGTTGCTTCTATTTCAGGCACCAGTCTAAGCGCATAGTTCCATGCGTTTTCCTCAATTTGCAGCGCAAGCCGTTGCCGGGTCCCGATCCCGTTCTCTTGCTCCATCGCATCGGAGAGGCCCTCTAATTCAGTATCGGCGGCGTGCCCGATCTCATGCGCAAGCACAACCGTAAAATACTCCTCAACTCGATCTGCGCTGCCGAACAACTGTAAACATTGTGTTTCGATAACATCCGTATACATGGTAATGGCGTGAGCATGCATGGCATATTTGCCCCCAATCAGCCGTCCACCAGGAAAACGTTTCTCCAGCTTAACTGTTACGCCTATAGCAGCTCGTTCCAAAAGCTCAGCGACAATGCGCTCTGCCTGATTTCTCTCCAACTTAGCTTCGCTCCTCAAACCAAGATATATAAAGTTATATGTACGATATAACTTATGAAATTATGAATGTACTCATACAATACACAGTACGATATTATACCTTTTTACAAAGGAGAATACCATGCCAGAAGATTATTATATCGGCTGGGGAACGCTTGCCCTTATTAATGCCGGCTTCGCACAGTCCAAAAATCGGAGCAGGCTTAACTGGTTTGTGCTCTCACTACTCATAGGGCCGATCGCGACCCTATTGATCGTTGTATGGGATACACCGGAGTCCAGATCCAACAATTAGTCTCCCGTTAGGTTATCCAGAATGAAAAGGACAGCCTTGCGGCTTCTGCGGCAGCGCTGCATCTGTTGTTGGTTTAGCCTGTCTCGTCATATATGGCTTTTCCTGAACTCCGAAATTCGGCTTCACAAGCCGATTATCGTAAGAACTATGAAAAATATGCGTGGTTGCTGGTGACAACGGTGGGATCAGCCACGTCCAATTACCTGTCAGCACGCGACCAGCCTTGGCTTCCCGTTCCTCAAACAACTTGAATTGTGCTGCTGCGGTATGATGATCGACAATGCTGACCCCCGCTTTTTTAAAAGAATGCAGCACAGCAATGTTCAACTCTACCAGCGCCCGATCACGCCATAGCGTTGTTTCACTCGTCGTATCCAGCCCCATCAGTTTTGCCACCTGTGGCAACATATTATAGCGGAAGGTATCCGCAAAATTACGGGCACCGATTTCTGTCCCCATATACCAGCCGTTAAATGGAGCTGCTGTATAGATGATACCGCCAATCTCCAGCGTCATATCTGAAATCATAGGCACAGCATACCAGCGCAATCCCAGAGAGGCTATATACGAGAGTTCCGGATGCTCAATGGGCACCTCCATCACCAAATGTTCAGGAATATCAAAGAGCTTGGGAGGTTGGCCTCCCGCTTCCACAACTAGCGGCAATATATCAAAAGCAGTCATTGCTCCTTGCCACCCCAAATCCCTACAAGCATTCGTAAAATCCACTGAGATCGGATCCCCGATGACCCCTTGATCCGTTTCATATCCAGCATAACGAATGAGTTGATGGTTCCAAATACGAATATTCGGCTGGCCCGGCTGGGATGCGCGGAATACAGTAAGCGTAGGCTTAATTTTACCGCCATTCGTTCCTATGCGGATATGCTCCAATAGCTCGTGAACTACTTGCGTCGCATCTGACGCTCCACGTGCATCCCTGACCAAAAGCTTGTCCCAAAACAAGCGACCGATACAACGATTGCTATTCCGCCAAGCCATAAGTGCCCCGTGTTCCAGCTCTTCGTAAGTATGATCGTACGTTCCAATAGTCTCTATGTCGTGACGAATATCAAGAAGCCGGGCTTCCGCATCATCGCGGCTTCGGCCCAGCTCCTCATAACATGTATATATAAACTGCTCCGCTTCATGCAAAAGCTGTTGTTTCACTTCCACAACCTACACCCCATCCCGGTAGCTCACTTCCTTATGAGCCTATGGTCTTCCATGCCTATTCTTCATTATACTCCAGCGGCAGGCTGGAACCAACGGGATGTATAGCTTGTTCACCTGATCTCCATATACGTGGAAATCACTCCCAGAAATTTATCCCAAATATGCTGTAAGCATCCAGATATGTTTATCCATTTCTTCTCTCAAGCCATTCAGAAGATCCTCTGTTGCTTTGTCCTGTGCCGCTTCTGCTGCTTCCATACCACTAGCCAATTCAACAGTAATCGTTTTAAAATCAGCTACAACGGCCTTCACCATATCTTCGGCTGTCTGCTCGCCTGCGGACTCCTGAATAGCTGACAGTTGCAAATGCTCCTTCAAGGTCGCAGCAGGACGACCGCCAATAGCCAACAAACGTTCAGCAATCGTATCCAGATTAGCTGTTGCTTCATTATAAAGCTCCTCGAATTTAGCATGCAGTGTGAAGAATTTAGGTCCTTTTACATACCAGTGAAAATAATGCAGCTTTGTGTACAGTACAGACCAGGTAGCCACGTGACGGTTTAAAGCCTTGTGCAGTTCTTGAATAGCCTCTTGTGTAGGTGCGTTCGTATGATTTAATGTACTCATGTGTAAAATCCCCTCTCGTTATTATCATTAATATAGTTGGAGTGATACTCGCTAGCAGTAGTGTCTGATTTTCTTCTAAATCCCATGCGTGAAACTAAAAAATATTCAGCAATTAATTTAGACTTAATCTAAATCCTGTTTTAATTATAACACTATCTATGTGTTTTGCAAGGCCTTATTATGGTTAAACCATGAAGATTACGTGAATTGATCGACAGGCAAACGCTTCATATAAATTCGCAACCCACCTCAATAATCTAAACACAGCAAAAAAGAGCCGCCCCGTAAAAGGGTCGACTCTTTTTTTATTCTTGCATTTCCGAAGGGTTTATAATCAAGGGTACAACTTTGCCTACGTTTACATCAATCAAGCCGTGATCGGTAATTTTCAAAGCCGGGCTGACTGGCAAAGAATGAGTACTTAAAGACATGATTGGATTGTAATGGCGATAGCCTAGCGACAGTAATGCTGAACGCAGTTCCTTTACGTGGGCAGCAACCATTTCTAGCGGTCCTTCTGTTAAAATTCCGCCCACTGTTAACGGTAAATGGGACAGCACCTTGCCATTTTCAACTACGCAAAAGCCCCCTTGGCTGGATAGAACCGTATTCGCAGCCAAAATCATATCTTGCTTGTTATGCCCCACGACCAACAAGTTATGGTTATCGTGCGAATAGGTGGTTGCCACGGCCCCGCGTTTAATCGTATCTCCCCCGATCAAACCGTAAGCACGTTTGCCGTTCTTGCCATACCGCTCAAACGTAGCAATGAGTCCATGTTCACCATGTTCCCATACCAGTTCACCCTGCTCTACTTGGGCAGGTGCAATTCGTTCGCTTGTAAAAGTTGATCCATCCTTGACCATCATAATACGGCATTGATGTGTGCCATCAGCTACATCCAACTTCACAGTAAAATCCTGCTCTGTGAGTGGATTGAGCTTTACACTTTGATAAAAGTGGGCAGGGAACTGGCACTTTACCTGTGTCTGATGATATTCCTCAAATTTATCAAATACCTTATGACCGTCCTTATAGACTTGCTCCACATCAAACTGCTCCAGATCCGATAGTAGCACAAAGTCAGCTATTTTCCCTGGCGCAATTGTCCCGCGATCATGCATGCGCATCCGGGCAGCAGGAGTAAACGTAGCTGCATAAATCGCATCCTCAGGCTTCATGCCCATTCCGATCGCTTTACTTACAATATGGTTCAGATGTCCCCGCTCTACGAAAGAATCCGGCATTACATCATCCGTTACGAAGCAAAAATGTTGTGCAACGTCCTCCTGAATGAGATAGTCCATCACCTCAGGGGTCATGGATTTTTCCTGGATCTCAATAAACATCCCGGCGGCCATTCTTGCCTTCATACCTTCAATGCTTTGGTGGGTATGGTCTGAGCCTATTCCTGCATAGATCAACTGATGCAGATCCAGATCAAGCAACTGCGGCGTATGGCCTTCAATGATCAGCTCTGGGTAGTGCTCACGAACATGGCGTAAGATGCGGTTCGTCTTGCTCTCCGGATCACGAATGACATCTACATAATTCATAATTTCACCCAGGCAGATCATCTCACCCGTTTGCAACAAAGTATCAATCTCGGGGATGTCAATCTCGCCCCCTGAGGTTTCCAATGGTGTCGCTGGGACAGAGCTAGGAATCCCGTAAAACATATCAGCCACGCAATCTTTGCTGGCCTCCATCATTTCCTGAATACCTTCCAATCCGAAAACATTCGCCATTTCGTGCGGTTCCGGTACAATCGTCGTGACCCCATTGCGAATGAGTCCATAGGAAAAGGTTGCTGGTG contains these protein-coding regions:
- the nrdG gene encoding anaerobic ribonucleoside-triphosphate reductase activating protein, producing MNLCGYIPESLNEGYGLRTVVFISGCRHACPGCFNPASWNFRAGEPFAPERQQEVIRDIMDNPLLDGLTLCGGDPFFSAAECSQFVRDFRAACPDRTVWAYTGFVYEDLVMDPERQELAFLCDVIVDGRFVEQQKDLTLPFRGSRNQRLVDVRASIQAGYTVSLA
- the metE gene encoding 5-methyltetrahydropteroyltriglutamate--homocysteine S-methyltransferase codes for the protein MSINERSALSGLISSNLGYPRIGGNREWKKALERFWQGSIDESELHSEMKRLRLEHLSKQRDKGIDRIPVGDFSYYDHVLDTSVMFGLVPERFNYRPTGPIPLSVYFGIARGQKGATASEMTKWMNTNYHYIVPELANAAPVLTENKPLLAYREAKQELGIEGKPVLIGPYSFVVLSKGYDRKDLASIIRTFQPLYARVLSELAAEGVQWVQIDEPVLTTSFPAEDLEIIQEVYEALTQAAPSLNIMLQTYFGSLDHYERLTELPVQGLGLDFVYDDGENLQHICQHGFPKGKTLGAGVIDGRNIWRSDLNAVAALLDQLAEQTTAAQLIVQPSCSLLHVPVSLDAEHKLDRELVHALAFADEKLDEIAVLTAALGKHDPSAIAKLEQSSDAVARFNRSAARVQTAADLADLLAKEPLSRSVPFAERRVIQQNRLKLPPLPTTTIGSFPQTAEVRKARLHYRKGEWSAEQYRTFIQQQIKEWIDIQEDIGIDVLVHGEFERTDMVEFFGEKLKGFAFTQNGWVQSYGSRCVKPPIIYGDVSFDQPMTVEETAFAQSLTSKPVKGMLTGPVTILNWSFERNDIPRRQVALQLALALRAEVEALEQAGISMIQVDEPAIREGLPLKKEQQQAYLDWAVQAFLVTTATAQPATQIHTHMCYSEFQDMIQSISDMDADVISIETSRSHGELIVSFEDQVYDKGIGLGVYDIHSPRIPDVSEMLSMIQRALRVLPSDLFWVNPDCGLKTRTKEESVAALRQMVQAAQAARAVLSVSN
- a CDS encoding DUF6985 domain-containing protein; the protein is MDWKHWYRELEQDDETWDVSEEVVLRGVVHLDFCGQPSEIEAEFIVGADSEEQAQTIEEPTELQKKTWETYMACSSEIHPQVLESIHHYYVDIVEKYRKAYSSWGEDPNEYAPYVERPEQLLDRMQLISILISDSSEKDELYLNFSCSWDREHGLGVHLKQMKIEHIQGAYTLYDLE
- a CDS encoding PadR family transcriptional regulator produces the protein MNVNIQFKKGVLELCVLVLIGRRDRYGYELAQAVSRHIEVAEGALYPLLRRLVSEGYCTTYLQESTEGPPRKYYRLTDTGSHYTRLLTREWNDFVHHVASLLEEGNSDE
- a CDS encoding DUF1700 domain-containing protein; the protein is MNRKQFLTEVEQRLSPLPAEVRHELLSDLSQHFDYGLVNGKSESEIAHELGNPEDIAREALDVPNAAWNASPPLRQGSFARNIFTFLGLLFLNLLISIPIMATLWAVWASLAVVSISFIVAPLLAVTDYALNSTFYPAKFFFSITLTGIGLLLLPGVRYLLLLMVKSTVRYWKWNQTTLRGAY
- a CDS encoding DUF4097 family beta strand repeat-containing protein, producing the protein MNKKWFIAAGLCIVIGAAGMVAYGAPWNQQVMKETTAINKKWTFTRGQLQNLKVDSSDNVSILFTPGSGDQGTIRISGEVQTKVADQIHNAQIENGKLTIQSEPAPSLSFFSITPDLDQTITVEMPSGETLTDLQVDAHSGNVKLQDASVKNTSITATSGTAEITNLQSTHLIANLTSGNFTASQLAADMELKLTSGDVTIRDYSGNGLLSLTSGETNITQRAVANLEVNADSGDVKIKQAPDFKGVYNVRSDSGSVNTPESVPGSVNVIKVETTSGDIDISK
- a CDS encoding 3-ketoacyl-ACP reductase: MELKNKTAIITGASKGIGKAIAETLAKEGVNLGLISRTLTDLQKLQDSLGSTYGVKVVSAVADISDRTQAAAAVASLEHELGAVDILINNAGIATFGTVADMDPEEWERIIRVNLMGTYYVTHAALPSMLAQQSGNIINISSTAGERGFATGSAYCASKFALMGFTEALMQEVRKSNIRVTALTPSTVNTELAVNAGLPIGDEDRMLQPQDLADLTLAALKLPPRVQLKVAGIWTTNPQ
- a CDS encoding AbrB/MazE/SpoVT family DNA-binding domain-containing protein, which translates into the protein MKNTGMTRPLDHLGRIVLPKELRTSMNINIGDALDFFITPEGLMIRKYTGVSCYFCGAVDHLSYFRDHLICKSCIENLKSDNPSSHLSEARPVQPKKRRSYRNQNELLNKLKQLMEEYPNVSQKELAEMLELSQGRVSQLKKLLL
- a CDS encoding nitric oxide synthase oxygenase — protein: MEVKQQLLHEAEQFIYTCYEELGRSRDDAEARLLDIRHDIETIGTYDHTYEELEHGALMAWRNSNRCIGRLFWDKLLVRDARGASDATQVVHELLEHIRIGTNGGKIKPTLTVFRASQPGQPNIRIWNHQLIRYAGYETDQGVIGDPISVDFTNACRDLGWQGAMTAFDILPLVVEAGGQPPKLFDIPEHLVMEVPIEHPELSYIASLGLRWYAVPMISDMTLEIGGIIYTAAPFNGWYMGTEIGARNFADTFRYNMLPQVAKLMGLDTTSETTLWRDRALVELNIAVLHSFKKAGVSIVDHHTAAAQFKLFEEREAKAGRVLTGNWTWLIPPLSPATTHIFHSSYDNRLVKPNFGVQEKPYMTRQAKPTTDAALPQKPQGCPFHSG
- a CDS encoding Dps family protein translates to MSTLNHTNAPTQEAIQELHKALNRHVATWSVLYTKLHYFHWYVKGPKFFTLHAKFEELYNEATANLDTIAERLLAIGGRPAATLKEHLQLSAIQESAGEQTAEDMVKAVVADFKTITVELASGMEAAEAAQDKATEDLLNGLREEMDKHIWMLTAYLG